In the genome of Brachypodium distachyon strain Bd21 chromosome 3, Brachypodium_distachyon_v3.0, whole genome shotgun sequence, the window AATGAATCGTTGCAATGACTGTTTAGCTGGTTCCACCTATGATATTGACTTGTTGTGCTTCCTTTTATCAGTGGACTTCCTAGTCATGCTTATATATACCCAAGAACAACATAAAGAATGTTTCAACTTGTCCTATGTCTCACACACTACCAGAAACATGAGATAAGGACAGTGCACGCATACTTGTCGCCGTCACAGTCACAGAGAGACCCCTTTTGAGACTTGAGCTATCCTTCCTGATTAACTAGCCTCCTGATCTCCTATTTTCTTACCTTGTGCAGCTGCTAAGTGAGCCATACACTAACGCGAGCAGGAACAAGGTTCAAAATGCTGCTGCAAAATCCCCCTTTTTCCCCACCAAAGATAACCCGAATTAGCGTGTAACTAATAGTCTGTTCCTGTAACGATTTCAGGGCTGTAACAACGTCCCGTGGGGAGATCATGCAGCAGAGACGAGCAGGGGAGAGGGGGAGCCCCATGGGCTGAGGGGGAGAGGGCTCTGCTTGGTCCCTGTCTCGTGGACCCCCGAAGTGTACCGGGATGGCACGGCGATGGACTACTGGACGCCGGCCTACAGGGGTTGCCTGTACCGGTGATGCATGCCTACCTAACTGATGTGTAGCTGCCAAGTGCTAGCTTTTATGTGTAGTTCTGCCGTGGGCCGATCGACGGCGATCGTCCGCTCTGCCGTGGCCGATCGACGGCGATCGTCCCGGACAAGTTATCCAGGACGTATCACGACAACTGGTGACCTCTGGCGCTTATGGTGCTAGTTTATGTTTTTGTAGGTTGCAATTCGTTTGCTTTGCACTTTCTAAGCTTGTTGATCTGTAACGTCTGCTGTTGCAGAGAGCGCCTGAATCGActctaattaattagttgCTGACATTTTCCAGCTAATGCTGCGGTTGCACAGCAGAGTTAGTACATGTTTAAGTTTGCTGTTGAGTCGGGGGTGTGCAAAATTGGCTGTTGAACCTGACCAAGAATTTGACTGAACTGGACCAAGTGGACATCTGCCTTGTTCTTCGTGGGAAAAGAATGCACATCAATAAATCAAGATTCAGGATTTTTAAGACATGTATACCATGTTTCAAGATATTGATTAGAATGTGAATTGGAATACTGCATAAATAACAGAGGTGTGCCTCTGATACAATTTTCCCTGAACTTCAAATGTGGGCAGAATGAGAAATACTGATGCTCTTGGTCCACGCTAAGTATTACATTTACATGCTAAAAAGGTAAAGGGATTATTTTACATGCAAAAGAAATCATTATCAAAATTCTTTGTGCTTGCGGTGGTCGTTGAAGATTTCCATTCAACTTGTAATCAAACATTGGCTGCTTTTTGATAATTAATTTGCTGTTCCTGCTCTGGTCAGGCTATTCCATTTAACAACCACAAGCACATATATTTGATCATAAAGCTTATCAAAGAGGCGGAAATAAGCAATTCTCCATGCTTTCTTGAACAAAAGAATGCAGAACACCAACCAGAGTCCCAGCATGAGTCCCAAACCGAGTCCAAAATAGAAGGACATTGGCTCAAAACCATGCTTAGATCTTTTTTGTCCATCTTGCTTTGTTGTAGCATTTGTTAAGCAAATCTTCTGAAGAGGAGGCCCACAAAGGCCACTGTTGCCGTCATATATAGATGGGTGTTCCTGGTAGAGGGTGTCAAGTTGTGAGCCTGGTGGTATTCTTCCTGTAAGATTGTTCTGAGACAAGTTCAAGAAGCTTAAGTAAGTTATACTTGACAAGCTTGAAGGGATTTCTCCAGAGAGCATGTTCTTTGAGAGGTCCAGTGATTCAAGTGACTTTATGGCCCCAATATTGTCTGGAATTTTACCGCTCAAGTGGTTCCATGATAAGTTTATGTTTAACAGTGCATCAAGGAAAGCAATTTCCTCTGGAATTATCCCAGTTAAGCTGTTGAATGATAAGTCAATGCTCACCATTTGCAAAATTCCTACACCATAGTTAAGATCTTGCCCCTTCGTGACCGCTGACAAACTATTTCCGTATTCACCCACCACATCTGCGTACCCCTGATACGGAAATGAACCAACCTTTCCTGCCTTTTGTGTCATAGCTGTTAGATTTGACAAACCCCGTGGGATGCTACCAGAAATATCATTGCCAGCTAGATTCAAATGATGAAGGAGCTTGAGTTTTGTGATGACAATTGGAATCTTCCCTGTGAACATGTTGTGACTCAACCGTAGAAATTGTAGCTGCATCAAGTTCCCAATCCACATTGGCAATGTTCCGGTTAAGCTATTCCATGCGAGATCAAGGAAACCCAAACTTGTGCAGCTCTGTACAAATGGTGGGAATGTGCCAGAGAAGCTATTGTTACTTAAAAGCAGGTATCTCACGCCTTCCATTGCAGAGCATGAAGGAAGTTCTCCCATGAGAAGATTGTTTGCCAAGTCTAATATAGCCAGACTTCTTGCTTCACAAATGGATACAGGGAGATGACCAACGATGCGATTCGAGAACAGAATCAACACTCGCAGTCTTGAAGCTCCAAGAGAAGGCAGGGGTCCAGATAAAGAGTTCATGGAGATGTCCAAGACGGTGATATTCCTTGGCAGCCTTGGTACGTGTCCAGTAAGTTTGTTTAAGCTGAGATAGGCTTCTACCAGTGACATGGCCTCCATATTACCAGGCAATTCACCATATAACGAATTGTTGGATATATCCAGATCTACCACCTTTGAAAATGTAGAGCTAAACCAGTCTGGAAGCCTGTCGTTTATACCCGTGCTTGAGATATCAAGGTAAAAAAGTTCCACTTGCCACTGAAGCCAACCAGGGAAAAGAGGACCCataaagcaggaggcaaaaCTTGCTTCGTGCAGACTGAAAGGAGGCTTCCATTTTGAATTAACCTCTACTTTGACTAAGAGATTCTGCGATAAGTCCAACTTTTTTAAGTTTACGAAGCTGGCGAGGTGCTCTTCTGTGACCACAGCAACAAGGGCATTCAAACTAAGGTCCAAGTAAGTCAAATTAGAAAGCATACTGATCTGAGATGGAACAGGTCCAGTGAGGTAGTTGTCACCGAGGTCTAGAGTGATTAAACTAGCAAGGAACCCTATTTCTGCGGGTATGTCACCAGTAAGGTAATTGGAAGATAACACGAGGGTACTTAAACTTGGAAAATACCCTTGTCCTGTTGGTATCAATCCAGTGAGGTTATTGGAAGAGATGTCAAGAGTGGCCAAAGTAGTCAGGTTCCCCAAAGATGGTGGTATGTATCCGGTGATGTTGTTGTAAGACAGATCA includes:
- the LOC100842464 gene encoding receptor-like protein EIX2, producing the protein MASTSMHPAFARFLLILVATLSRAAHALPVAASCLPEERDALLAFKDGISSDPGGVVASWQRGGQEDCCRWRGIRCSNNTGHVLALRLRNVPPGPELDDRGYYAGTALVGRISPSLLSLSRLRHLDLSRNYLEGSPDAAGCALPAFLGGLRSLRYLNLSGIYFSGEVPPQIGNLSRLHTLDLSSDFDARLMRSSDLSWLERLPLLQHLSLSSVDLSRARDWHRAVNMLPALRTLRLSSCSLPASVHQSNPPLLFRNFTNLEELDLSMNQLEHPAAPSWFWNLTSLTSLNLMGTLLYGQLPDSLDAMVSLEILDFSYNGNMATMPRSLKNLCNLRYLDLDSSLADGVDIGEMLESLPQRCSSSRLQELYLPNNGMSGNLPDYRRLMHLTGLRVLDLSYNNITGYIPPSLGNLTTLATLDISSNNLTGLIPTGQGYFPSLSTLVLSSNYLTGDIPAEIGFLASLITLDLGDNYLTGPVPSQISMLSNLTYLDLSLNALVAVVTEEHLASFVNLKKLDLSQNLLVKVEVNSKWKPPFSLHEASFASCFMGPLFPGWLQWQVELFYLDISSTGINDRLPDWFSSTFSKVVDLDISNNSLYGELPGNMEAMSLVEAYLSLNKLTGHVPRLPRNITVLDISMNSLSGPLPSLGASRLRVLILFSNRIVGHLPVSICEARSLAILDLANNLLMGELPSCSAMEGVRYLLLSNNSFSGTFPPFVQSCTSLGFLDLAWNSLTGTLPMWIGNLMQLQFLRLSHNMFTGKIPIVITKLKLLHHLNLAGNDISGSIPRGLSNLTAMTQKAGKVGSFPYQGYADVVGEYGNSLSAVTKGQDLNYGVGILQMVSIDLSFNSLTGIIPEEIAFLDALLNINLSWNHLSGKIPDNIGAIKSLESLDLSKNMLSGEIPSSLSSITYLSFLNLSQNNLTGRIPPGSQLDTLYQEHPSIYDGNSGLCGPPLQKICLTNATTKQDGQKRSKHGFEPMSFYFGLGLGLMLGLWLVFCILLFKKAWRIAYFRLFDKLYDQIYVLVVVKWNSLTRAGTAN